GTTTTGATTATGATTTTTCAAGTTGCTGACGTAAAAAGCTTGGGTTCAAACGATACTTACACGGTGAGTGCCGAGTTTGACAATATAGGCAGTTTGAAAGTGCGTTCACCAGTCAAAGTGGGCGGTGTAGTGGTTGGTCGTGTGACGGCGATTAGTCTCAACCCTGAATCATTGTTGCCAGTAGTAAAAATGGCTATCAACAGTCAGTTTGATCAGTTCCCTGAAACATCTAGTGTGCAGATCTTAACGTCTGGTCTAATTGGCGAGCAGTATATTGGCCTCGTGCCAGGGTTTGTGTTTGAAGATGAACAAATGCTGGTGGATGGCGACTATATTGAAGATACCAAGTCTGCCTTGGTGCTTGAGGATCTTATTGGTCAAGTGCTGTATAGCGTTGGTGGCGGATCTAAGGCAGGAGAGTAAAAATGTTAAAGAAG
This is a stretch of genomic DNA from Vibrio panuliri. It encodes these proteins:
- the mlaD gene encoding outer membrane lipid asymmetry maintenance protein MlaD; translation: MQQTRKTELWVGSFVLAGICAVLIMIFQVADVKSLGSNDTYTVSAEFDNIGSLKVRSPVKVGGVVVGRVTAISLNPESLLPVVKMAINSQFDQFPETSSVQILTSGLIGEQYIGLVPGFVFEDEQMLVDGDYIEDTKSALVLEDLIGQVLYSVGGGSKAGE